From Zingiber officinale cultivar Zhangliang chromosome 5B, Zo_v1.1, whole genome shotgun sequence, the proteins below share one genomic window:
- the LOC121984447 gene encoding farnesylcysteine lyase-like: protein MASVPPTLLLLAAAALALLSAAASAAASADVTKVCVVGSGIGGSSVAHFLRQYTCAQSAAIPCVDGIRIFERRGKVGGRMATVTIGGDTFEAGASIIHPKNLHALGFARLLHLDTKADDDSGVDLNSNVSSSSSWFGIWDGSRFVFKTLTPPSASSSAMYRKLYPLFDSLVLLWRYGLSLLRMNRFVKDMLQRFMLYYSDLESRPVFETLEEMLKWSGLYGLTRCTLQEELADAGISSRLTSELITVITRINYGQDVTISGLAGAVSLAGSDPGLWSVSGGNWQLAAGLIRHSNATLHLDEGINSITNVGGYYELNSSKGNSYACEVTVIATPLDEINITIVPPVSIPSRRLQHTYTTFVRGLLNPKYFGLNIASEIPDLVGTLELPDIPFSSISILKKYNEEDISYKLFSRAPLDDDFLDILFSKRRETLRINWPAYPHYEAPELFAPIILDGAHLYYINSFESAASTIETSAVAAENVARLIIARISGQLSSFAPILRSHSTEESLHTDL from the exons ATGGCTTCTGTCCCTCCGACGCTTCTACTTCTAGCCGCGGCGGCGCTCGCCCTTCTCTCCGCcgccgcctccgccgccgccTCCGCCGATGTTACCAAGGTATGCGTCGTTGGTAGCGGCATCGGTGGATCTTCGGTGGCGCATTTCCTCAGACAATACACCTGCGCCCAAAGTGCCGCGATTCCCTGCGTCGACGGCATACGCATCTTCGAGAGGCGCGGGAAGGTCGGTGGCCGGATGGCTACAGTTACGATCGGCGGAGATACCTTCGAGGCCGGGGCATCTATCATCCACCCCAAGAACCTCCACGCCCTCGGTTTTGCCCGCCTCCTCCACCTCGATACCAAAGCCGACGACGACTCCGGTGTCGATCTGAACTCCAACGTCTCATCGTCGTCGTCTTGGTTTGGAATTTGGGATGGATCTCGGTTCGTATTCAAGACTCTCACGCCTCCTTCTGCTTCAAGCTCCGCTATGTACCGCAAGCTGTACCCTTTGTTCGACTCTTTGGTACTTCTCTGGCGCTACGGATTATCCCTCCTCCGGATGAACCGTTTCGTTAAG GACATGTTGCAAAGATTCATGCTTTACTATAGTGATCTTGAGTCCCGGCCTGTATTTGAGACCTTAGAGGAGATGCTTAAATGGTCGGGATTGTATGGGCTGACCCGCTGCACGCTTCAGGAAGAATTGGCTGACGCAGGGATATCTTCTCGGTTAACATCTGAGTTAATAACT GTAATAACACGAATCAACTATGGTCAGGATGTTACCATCAGCGGACTAGCTGGGGCAGTTTCATTAGCTGGCTCAGATCCTGGATTGTGGTCAGTCAGTGGAGGCAACTGGCAACTTGCTGCAGGGTTGATTAGGCATTCAAATGCCACTTTGCATCTCGATGAAGGAATAAATTCCATCACTAATGTTGGAGGTTATTATGAGCTCAATTCTTCAAAGGGGAACTCATATGCCTGTGAGGTAACAGTGATTGCTACACCATTAGATGAGATAAATATCACCATTGTACCTCCAGTTTCTATCCCCAGTAGAAGGTTACAGCACACATACACAACTTTTGTCAGAGGGCTTCTTAACCCG AAATATTTTGGGCTAAATATTGCATCAGAAATTCCTGACCTCGTGGGCACGCTTGAGCTTCCCGATATTCCATTCTCATCCATATCCATTCTCAAGAAATACAATGAAGAAGATATTAGCTACAAGTTGTTTTCTCGGGCACCACTGGATGATGATTTTCTAGACATACTATTCAG CAAGAGGAGGGAAACTCTCCGGATAAACTGGCCTGCATATCCTCATTATGAAGCTCCAGAGCTGTTTGCCCCCATAATTTTGGACGGTGCACATTTGTATTACATTAATTCGTTTGAAAGTGCTGCTAGCACAATTGAAACCAGTGCTGTCGCAGCTGAGAATGTTGCGCGGCTAATTATAGCTAGGATCTCTGGCCAGTTGTCGTCATTTGCTCCAATTTTAAGGTCTCATTCTACTGAAGAATCACTCCACACTGATCTGTAA